In Tenrec ecaudatus isolate mTenEca1 chromosome 4, mTenEca1.hap1, whole genome shotgun sequence, a single window of DNA contains:
- the POLA2 gene encoding DNA polymerase alpha subunit B isoform X1: MPVSAQQLAEELEIFGLHCGQAQLERLAELCVLYRQNEEEMASELVAFVSTRKADLTPETLSTFEHEFLSKQLSRGRPGASRESEHAGTRDIFSIQELIEVEEEEETLLNSYTTPSKGSQKRAITTPETPLTKRNVTMRSPRQLLSPSSFSPSATPSQKYTSRSHRGEVVTFFGEAQGVSWSGRGGAGSISVQVLGCPEPLTKSYKFMFQKLADIREVLTCKIEELGSELKEHYNIEAFTSVQVPAQEPVTILGQIGCDSNGKLNSKSVILEGDREHSSGAQIPVDLSELKEYSLFPGQVVVMEGFNATGRKLIATKVYEGVPLPFHQPPEEDGDPEQIMVLLACGPYTTSDSITYEPLLDLLTVINRDRPDVCILFGPFLDAKHEQVESCLLTSPFEDVFKQCLGTIIEGTRSSGSHLVIVPSVRDVHHAPVYPQPPFSYANLSKEDKKRVHLVSEPCSVSINGAIFGLTSTDLLFHMGAEEISSSAGSSDRFSRILKHILTQRSYYPLYPPQEDMAIDYENFYIYAQLPVTPDILVIPSELRYFVKDVLGCVCVNPGRLAKGQLAAQRGTTTPGQEALNTRLGGELPPQELPWSCRRQSGTCLC, translated from the exons TGGCGGAACTGTGCGTTCTGTACAGACAGAATGAGGAGGAGATGGCAAGCGAGCTTGTGGCCTTCGTCAGCACGCGTAAAGCGGACCTCACGCCCGAGACACTGAGCACTTTTGAACACGAG TTTCTCAGCAAGCAACTGTCCAGAGGCCGGCCCGGCGCCTCCCGGGAGAGTGAGCACGCGGGGACGCGAGACATTTTCTCCATCCAGGAGCT AATTGAAGTCGAGGAAGAAGAAGAGACCCTCTTGAACTCTTACACCACCCCCTCTAAG GGTTCTCAGAAGCGAGCTATTACCACCCCAGAAACCCCCCTGACGAAAAGGAACGTGACCATGCGCAGCCCCCGCCAGCTCCTCTCGCCATCCAGCTTCTCTCCCAG TGCCACCCCCTCTCAGAAGTACACCTCGAGGAGTCACCGGGGGGAAGTGGTCACCTTCTTCGGTGAGGCGCAGGGTGTGTCTTGGTCCGggcgaggaggggctgggagcatCAGCGTGCAGGTCCTGGGGTGCCCAGAGCCCCTGACCAAGAGCTACAAGTTCATGTTTCAGAAGCTCGCGGATATCCGAGAAG TCCTGACCTGTAAGATAGAGGAACTTGGCAGTGAACTCAAGGAGCACTATAACATTGAGGCATTCACTTCCGTTCAAGTCCCGGCACAA gAGCCCGTGACGATACTGGGCCAGATCGGCTGTGATAGCAACGGGAAGCTGAACAGCAAGTCCGTGATTCTCGAGGGAGACCGGGAACACTCCTCGGGCGCCCAGATCCCAGTGGACTTATCCGAGCTCAAGGAATATTCCCTGTTCCCGGGACAG GTTGTCGTCATGGAAGGATTCAACGCCACGGGCAGAAAGCTCATCGCCACCAAGGTCTACGAG GGCGTGCCTCTTCCTTTCCACCAGCCCCCCGAGGAGGACGGAG ATCCCGAGCAAATAATGGTCCTGCTGGCCTGCGGGCCCTACACCACTTCAGACAGCATCACATACGAGCCCCTGCTGGACCTGCTCACCGTCATCAACCGAGACCGGCCCGATGTCTGCATCCTG TTTGGACCTTTCCTGGATGCCAAGCACGAACAGGTGGAG AGCTGCCTGCTCACCAGTCCGTTTGAAGACGTTTTCAAGCAGTGCCTGGGCACCATTATCGAAGGGACGAGAAG CTCCGGCTCCCACCTCGTCATCGTGCCGTCCGTGAGAGACGTGCACCACGCACCAGTGTACCCACAGCCGCCTTTCAGCTACGCCAACCTGTCCAAAGAGGACAAGAAG CGCGTGCACCTGGTGTCCGAGCCCTGCAGCGTCTCCATCAACGGGGCCATCTTCGGCCTGACGTCCACAGacctgctgttccacatgggggcCGAGGAGATCAGCAG TTCTGCAGGATCCTCAGACCGCTTCAGCCGCATCCtgaaacacatcctgacccaaagGAG CTACTACCCACTCTACCCTCCCCAGGAAGACATGGCCATCGACTATGAGAATTTCTACATCTACGCCCAGTTGCCTGTCACCCCCGACATCCTGGTCATCCCATCGGAACTGCGCTATTTTGTGAAG gaCGTCCTCGGCTGCGTCTGCGTGAACCCCGGGCGCCTCGCCAAAGGGCAG ttagcagcccaacgcggaACCACGACACCAGGTCAGGAGGCACTCAACACACGACTGGggggagagctgcctcctcaagagCTGCCGTGGTCCTGCCGGCGTCAATCTGGGACCTGCCTTTGCTGA
- the POLA2 gene encoding DNA polymerase alpha subunit B isoform X3: MPVSAQQLAEELEIFGLHCGQAQLERLAELCVLYRQNEEEMASELVAFVSTRKADLTPETLSTFEHEFLSKQLSRGRPGASRESEHAGTRDIFSIQELIEVEEEEETLLNSYTTPSKGSQKRAITTPETPLTKRNVTMRSPRQLLSPSSFSPSATPSQKYTSRSHRGEVVTFFGEAQGVSWSGRGGAGSISVQVLGCPEPLTKSYKFMFQKLADIREVLTCKIEELGSELKEHYNIEAFTSVQVPAQEPVTILGQIGCDSNGKLNSKSVILEGDREHSSGAQIPVDLSELKEYSLFPGQVVVMEGFNATGRKLIATKVYEGVPLPFHQPPEEDGDPEQIMVLLACGPYTTSDSITYEPLLDLLTVINRDRPDVCILFGPFLDAKHEQVESCLLTSPFEDVFKQCLGTIIEGTRSSGSHLVIVPSVRDVHHAPVYPQPPFSYANLSKEDKKRVHLVSEPCSVSINGAIFGLTSTDLLFHMGAEEISSSAGSSDRFSRILKHILTQRSYYPLYPPQEDMAIDYENFYIYAQLPVTPDILVIPSELRYFVKDVLGCVCVNPGRLAKGQEIRAK; the protein is encoded by the exons TGGCGGAACTGTGCGTTCTGTACAGACAGAATGAGGAGGAGATGGCAAGCGAGCTTGTGGCCTTCGTCAGCACGCGTAAAGCGGACCTCACGCCCGAGACACTGAGCACTTTTGAACACGAG TTTCTCAGCAAGCAACTGTCCAGAGGCCGGCCCGGCGCCTCCCGGGAGAGTGAGCACGCGGGGACGCGAGACATTTTCTCCATCCAGGAGCT AATTGAAGTCGAGGAAGAAGAAGAGACCCTCTTGAACTCTTACACCACCCCCTCTAAG GGTTCTCAGAAGCGAGCTATTACCACCCCAGAAACCCCCCTGACGAAAAGGAACGTGACCATGCGCAGCCCCCGCCAGCTCCTCTCGCCATCCAGCTTCTCTCCCAG TGCCACCCCCTCTCAGAAGTACACCTCGAGGAGTCACCGGGGGGAAGTGGTCACCTTCTTCGGTGAGGCGCAGGGTGTGTCTTGGTCCGggcgaggaggggctgggagcatCAGCGTGCAGGTCCTGGGGTGCCCAGAGCCCCTGACCAAGAGCTACAAGTTCATGTTTCAGAAGCTCGCGGATATCCGAGAAG TCCTGACCTGTAAGATAGAGGAACTTGGCAGTGAACTCAAGGAGCACTATAACATTGAGGCATTCACTTCCGTTCAAGTCCCGGCACAA gAGCCCGTGACGATACTGGGCCAGATCGGCTGTGATAGCAACGGGAAGCTGAACAGCAAGTCCGTGATTCTCGAGGGAGACCGGGAACACTCCTCGGGCGCCCAGATCCCAGTGGACTTATCCGAGCTCAAGGAATATTCCCTGTTCCCGGGACAG GTTGTCGTCATGGAAGGATTCAACGCCACGGGCAGAAAGCTCATCGCCACCAAGGTCTACGAG GGCGTGCCTCTTCCTTTCCACCAGCCCCCCGAGGAGGACGGAG ATCCCGAGCAAATAATGGTCCTGCTGGCCTGCGGGCCCTACACCACTTCAGACAGCATCACATACGAGCCCCTGCTGGACCTGCTCACCGTCATCAACCGAGACCGGCCCGATGTCTGCATCCTG TTTGGACCTTTCCTGGATGCCAAGCACGAACAGGTGGAG AGCTGCCTGCTCACCAGTCCGTTTGAAGACGTTTTCAAGCAGTGCCTGGGCACCATTATCGAAGGGACGAGAAG CTCCGGCTCCCACCTCGTCATCGTGCCGTCCGTGAGAGACGTGCACCACGCACCAGTGTACCCACAGCCGCCTTTCAGCTACGCCAACCTGTCCAAAGAGGACAAGAAG CGCGTGCACCTGGTGTCCGAGCCCTGCAGCGTCTCCATCAACGGGGCCATCTTCGGCCTGACGTCCACAGacctgctgttccacatgggggcCGAGGAGATCAGCAG TTCTGCAGGATCCTCAGACCGCTTCAGCCGCATCCtgaaacacatcctgacccaaagGAG CTACTACCCACTCTACCCTCCCCAGGAAGACATGGCCATCGACTATGAGAATTTCTACATCTACGCCCAGTTGCCTGTCACCCCCGACATCCTGGTCATCCCATCGGAACTGCGCTATTTTGTGAAG gaCGTCCTCGGCTGCGTCTGCGTGAACCCCGGGCGCCTCGCCAAAGGGCAG GAAATCCGTGCCAAATGA
- the POLA2 gene encoding DNA polymerase alpha subunit B isoform X2: MPVSAQQLAEELEIFGLHCGQAQLERLAELCVLYRQNEEEMASELVAFVSTRKADLTPETLSTFEHEFLSKQLSRGRPGASRESEHAGTRDIFSIQELIEVEEEEETLLNSYTTPSKGSQKRAITTPETPLTKRNVTMRSPRQLLSPSSFSPSATPSQKYTSRSHRGEVVTFFGEAQGVSWSGRGGAGSISVQVLGCPEPLTKSYKFMFQKLADIREVLTCKIEELGSELKEHYNIEAFTSVQVPAQEPVTILGQIGCDSNGKLNSKSVILEGDREHSSGAQIPVDLSELKEYSLFPGQVVVMEGFNATGRKLIATKVYEGVPLPFHQPPEEDGDPEQIMVLLACGPYTTSDSITYEPLLDLLTVINRDRPDVCILFGPFLDAKHEQVESCLLTSPFEDVFKQCLGTIIEGTRSSGSHLVIVPSVRDVHHAPVYPQPPFSYANLSKEDKKRVHLVSEPCSVSINGAIFGLTSTDLLFHMGAEEISSSAGSSDRFSRILKHILTQRSYYPLYPPQEDMAIDYENFYIYAQLPVTPDILVIPSELRYFVKDVLGCVCVNPGRLAKGQVGGTFSRLYLRRQPEGEAGRRALSVAAQVVRI, encoded by the exons TGGCGGAACTGTGCGTTCTGTACAGACAGAATGAGGAGGAGATGGCAAGCGAGCTTGTGGCCTTCGTCAGCACGCGTAAAGCGGACCTCACGCCCGAGACACTGAGCACTTTTGAACACGAG TTTCTCAGCAAGCAACTGTCCAGAGGCCGGCCCGGCGCCTCCCGGGAGAGTGAGCACGCGGGGACGCGAGACATTTTCTCCATCCAGGAGCT AATTGAAGTCGAGGAAGAAGAAGAGACCCTCTTGAACTCTTACACCACCCCCTCTAAG GGTTCTCAGAAGCGAGCTATTACCACCCCAGAAACCCCCCTGACGAAAAGGAACGTGACCATGCGCAGCCCCCGCCAGCTCCTCTCGCCATCCAGCTTCTCTCCCAG TGCCACCCCCTCTCAGAAGTACACCTCGAGGAGTCACCGGGGGGAAGTGGTCACCTTCTTCGGTGAGGCGCAGGGTGTGTCTTGGTCCGggcgaggaggggctgggagcatCAGCGTGCAGGTCCTGGGGTGCCCAGAGCCCCTGACCAAGAGCTACAAGTTCATGTTTCAGAAGCTCGCGGATATCCGAGAAG TCCTGACCTGTAAGATAGAGGAACTTGGCAGTGAACTCAAGGAGCACTATAACATTGAGGCATTCACTTCCGTTCAAGTCCCGGCACAA gAGCCCGTGACGATACTGGGCCAGATCGGCTGTGATAGCAACGGGAAGCTGAACAGCAAGTCCGTGATTCTCGAGGGAGACCGGGAACACTCCTCGGGCGCCCAGATCCCAGTGGACTTATCCGAGCTCAAGGAATATTCCCTGTTCCCGGGACAG GTTGTCGTCATGGAAGGATTCAACGCCACGGGCAGAAAGCTCATCGCCACCAAGGTCTACGAG GGCGTGCCTCTTCCTTTCCACCAGCCCCCCGAGGAGGACGGAG ATCCCGAGCAAATAATGGTCCTGCTGGCCTGCGGGCCCTACACCACTTCAGACAGCATCACATACGAGCCCCTGCTGGACCTGCTCACCGTCATCAACCGAGACCGGCCCGATGTCTGCATCCTG TTTGGACCTTTCCTGGATGCCAAGCACGAACAGGTGGAG AGCTGCCTGCTCACCAGTCCGTTTGAAGACGTTTTCAAGCAGTGCCTGGGCACCATTATCGAAGGGACGAGAAG CTCCGGCTCCCACCTCGTCATCGTGCCGTCCGTGAGAGACGTGCACCACGCACCAGTGTACCCACAGCCGCCTTTCAGCTACGCCAACCTGTCCAAAGAGGACAAGAAG CGCGTGCACCTGGTGTCCGAGCCCTGCAGCGTCTCCATCAACGGGGCCATCTTCGGCCTGACGTCCACAGacctgctgttccacatgggggcCGAGGAGATCAGCAG TTCTGCAGGATCCTCAGACCGCTTCAGCCGCATCCtgaaacacatcctgacccaaagGAG CTACTACCCACTCTACCCTCCCCAGGAAGACATGGCCATCGACTATGAGAATTTCTACATCTACGCCCAGTTGCCTGTCACCCCCGACATCCTGGTCATCCCATCGGAACTGCGCTATTTTGTGAAG gaCGTCCTCGGCTGCGTCTGCGTGAACCCCGGGCGCCTCGCCAAAGGGCAGGTGGGCGGCACCTTCAGTCGGCTCTACCTCCGGAGGCAGCCTGAGGGCGAGGCGGGGAGGCGGGCTCTGAGTGTGGCTGCCCAGGTAGTCAGGATCTGA